The Procambarus clarkii isolate CNS0578487 chromosome 46, FALCON_Pclarkii_2.0, whole genome shotgun sequence genome includes a region encoding these proteins:
- the LOC123770621 gene encoding CDKN2A-interacting protein-like has product MLALVQEPSNHSRGSSHVAQEPSRHSRGSSHVAQEPSRHSRGSSRVAQEPSTHSRGSSHVAQEPSNHSRGSSHVAQEPSTHSRGSSHVAQEPSNHSRGSSHVAQEPSRHSRGSSHVAQEPSTHSRGSSHVAQEPSTHSRGSSHVAQEPSNHSRGSSHVAQEPSRHSRGSSHVAQEPSTHSRGSSHVAQEPSNHSRGSSHVAQEPSTHSRGSSHVAQEPSNHSRGSSHVAQEPSRHSRGSSHVAQEPSRHSRGSSHVAQKESRHSRGSSNPFG; this is encoded by the coding sequence ATGCTGGCTCTGGTTCAGGAACCCTCTAATCATTCTAGAGGCTCCTCTCATGTGGCTCAGGAACCCTCTAGACATTCTAGAGGCTCCTCTCATGTGGCTCAGGAACCCTCTAGACATTCTAGAGGCTCCTCTCGTGTGGCTCAGGAACCCTCTACTCATTCTAGAGGCTCCTCTCATGTGGCTCAGGAGCCCTCTAATCATTCTAGAGGCTCCTCTCATGTGGCTCAGGAACCCTCTACTCATTCTAGAGGCTCCTCTCATGTGGCTCAGGAGCCCTCTAATCATTCTAGAGGCTCCTCTCATGTGGCTCAGGAACCCTCTAGACATTCTAGAGGCTCCTCTCATGTGGCTCAGGAACCCTCTACTCATTCTAGAGGCTCCTCTCATGTGGCTCAGGAACCCTCTACTCATTCTAGAGGCTCCTCTCATGTGGCTCAGGAGCCCTCTAATCATTCTAGAGGCTCCTCTCATGTGGCTCAGGAACCCTCTAGACATTCTAGAGGCTCCTCTCATGTGGCTCAGGAACCCTCTACTCATTCTAGAGGCTCCTCTCATGTGGCTCAGGAGCCCTCTAATCATTCTAGAGGCTCCTCTCATGTGGCTCAGGAACCCTCTACTCATTCTAGAGGCTCCTCTCATGTGGCTCAGGAGCCCTCTAATCATTCTAGAGGCTCCTCTCATGTGGCTCAGGAACCCTCTAGACATTCTAGAGGCTCCTCTCATGTGGCTCAGGAACCCTCTAGACATTCTAGAGGCTCCTCTCATGTGGCTCAGAAAGAATCTAGACATTCTAGAGGCTCCTCTAATCCTTTTGGCTAA